Genomic segment of Streptosporangiales bacterium:
CGGCGGCAGGCCGTCGTCGACGTCCGCCGCGACCGACAGGTGCACCGGCACGCCGCCGGTGTCGCCGAACCGCCGCGCGAGGTCGGGCAGGTCGGCGATGCCCTGTGCGGGGGACGACGGCGCCTCGTCGTCGTCCTCCCTGAGCATGCGGACGGTCCTGCGCATCGAGGCGAGCGCCTGCTGGCCCGCCTCCTCGATCCGGCGGAGCGCGTCGACGGCCTTGGCGGGGTCGTCACGTGCGACGAACTGCGACGCCTGCGCCTGGACGACGATGCCGCTCACGTGGTGGGCGACGAAGTCGTGGAGGTCGTGCGCGAGCTCGAGTCGCTGCGCCCTGCGGACGTCGTCGATGCTGCGCTGTCGCTTGCTCTCCTGCGTCCGCAGGTAGACGCCGAGCACCGACGCCGCGATCGCGCCGAGCGACCAGACGAGGCACATCGCCAGTGCTCCGGTGACCCCGGCGGGGGTGGTCCAGCGCAACGGCAGCGCGGACGCGACCACCCCGGTGACGCCCCCGAGCCACAGCGCCGTCCGCGTCGGCATCCACCGGACGACGGCGAACAGGAGGGACAGCTGCGCGGCCGACTCGGTGAAGACCCACACGGTATTCGCATCGATGACGAGCAGGGCGGTGATCGCGGCGGAGAACGCGTTGACGGCGAGGAGCAGCACGACGAAGCGGTGGGGGACGCGCGGCCAGTCGGCGGCCGCGAGCCACAGCACGGCGGCGCCCGGCACGAGCACCGGCAGCCAGTACACGAAAGCTATCCGCGTGCTGGCGAGGCCGAGCACGCTCCAGTCGAAGAGCGCGAGGAGCGCACCGCACGCGACGATGCCGATGACCAGGCTCCGCCGCTCCCTCGAGATCATGAGTCGCGCTCCGGAGTGAGCATCGCAGCGGGCCGGAGCGCGCTCCGTGCACAGCCGACCACCGAGCGAGGAGCGGAGCGGAGGAGGGCGGCGGGGTGCACAGGCATGCGACGAGCGTAGGCCAGGATCCAGGCGTCGGTATCGGCCGATAGGGAGATTCGGCGACCGCTACCCGAGCGCGCCCATCGCCGGCGGGAGGTCGGCGAGGTGCACGACGCCCAGGCGCTTGGTCGCACGGCTCAGGGCGACGTACAGGTCGTGGGCGCCGCGGGCGCCCTCGGCAAGGATCTCGCCAGGCTCGACGACGAGGACGGCGTCGAACTCGAGTCCCTTCGCCGACGCGACGTCGAGCACGACGACGGGCGAGTCGAGCTCGGCGCGCCTCGTACTCAACAGGTCGGGGCGCAGCTCGGCGAGACGCCGGTCGAGCTCGTCGCGGCGTGCGGTGGGGACGACGACCGCGACCATGCCGTCGTCGAGGAGCGACGCCTCGTCGACGACCGCCTTGACGAGGGTGTCGACGAGCGTGTCGGGGCAGACGCGGACGACCCACGGCGGCTCGCCTGTGCTGCGGATCGACTCGGGCACCGACGCGTCGGGATCGACCGACCGCAGCACGTTGCCCGCGACGCTCATGATCTCGGTGGGCGTGCGGTAGTTGACGGTGAGCTCCTCGACGCGCAGCCGATCGCCGGCGTACTCGCCGAGCGCGTCCTCCCAGGCACGAGCGCCCCACGGCGCGCTCGTCTGCGCCAGGTCGCCCACGACAGTCATGGACCTGGCCGGGCAGCGCCGCTGCAGCATGCGCCAGGCCATCGGCGACAGCTCCTGCGCCTCGTCGACGATGACGTGGCCGTAGGTCCACTCGCGGTCCTCGGCGGCGTGCTGCGCGACGGTACGGCGCTCGCCGCCGCCGCGGTAGCGCTCGGCCACCGTCGCGGCGCTCACCGGCATGGGCAGCTCGAGCTGACCGATCGTGTCGGCCGCGGCCCGGCGCTCGGCGCGCTCCTCCTCGGCACGGAGGTCGGCGAGCGGGTCGGCGATGGGGACCGGGCCGAGGCGCCTGGCGATCTCGTCGAGGAGCGGGACGTCGGCCGGAGTCCAGCCCTCGCCCGGCGTGCGCTGCAGCAGGTCGCGTTCCCGCTCGGTGAGCGTGCGCGCGACGCGGTGCCGCAGCGCGGGCGTGGCGTAGAAGCCCGCGAGCAGCCCCTCGGGCGTGAGGTACGGCCACAGCCGGTCGACCGCGGCGACCAGCGAGTCGGTCGCCAGCAGGTCGCCGGCGGCGTCGGTGAGGTCCTGCTGGCTGGGTGGCCGGTCGCCCTCGACCGACCGGAGGAGGCGTGCGGCGAGGCTGCCGTAGACCTGCCGCTGGAACGCCGACCGCGCCTGGTTGTGCGGTCGCCTGGAGCGTCGCGCCCGGGTGCGCGCCCGGCCGACGAGATCGGCGTCGAGGGCGAGCCGGTGCCGTCCGTACGCGATCTCGATCGGGGTGCCCGGCACTCGTTGGGTGCTGCGGACGAGCTCCGCGATCACCGTCTCCATGCGGGCGTCGCCCTTGACCTGCGCCGTCTCGACGGGTTCGCGTGCCGTCGGCGTGACGCCCGGGTAGAGGCCGTCGACGGTGGACATCACGACGCCGGTCTCGCCGAGGGACGGCAGCACCTGCTCGATGTACCGCAGGAAGACGCCGCTCGGCCCGACGACGAGCACTCCGCGGGACGTGAGGCGGTCGCGGTGCTCGTACAGCAGGTAGGCGGCGCGGTGCAGGGCCACCGCTGTCTTGCCGGTGCCGGGACCGCCCTGCACCACCAGCACGCCGGGCAGGCCGCTCCTGATCACGCGGTCCTGCTCGCCCTGGATGGTCGCGACGATGTCGCGCATGCGTCCGGTACGGCCCTCGCTGAGCGCCGCCAGCAGGGCGGCCTCGCCGGACAGGTGCCGCCGGTCGGCGTCGCCGAGCCGGGAGAGGTCGAACACGTCGTCGTCGACGCCGACGACCCGGCGGTTGCGCACCCGCAGGTGCCGGCGCCTCGCGATGCCCTCGGGCGAGCCGGGCGTCGCGGTGTAGAAGGGACGCGCCGCCGGTGCGCGCCAGTCGACGAGCATGCGCTCGTAGTCGTCGCTGGACAGGCCGATGCGTCCGACGTAGTGCTCCTCGCCGCCGGTGAGGTCGACCCGGCCGAAGACGAGACCGTTCTCGACCGCGTCGAACCGCGCCAGCCGGTCCTCGAGCATCGTCGCGCGGGCATCACGCTCGCTGCGTGCCGCGGGGGTGCCCGCGGCACCGGCTCCGCGCACGTCACGCAGCTCGGTCGACGACCGCTCGCGCAGGACGTCGAGGCGGTCGTACAGCCGGGTCACGTACGCCTGCTCGTACGCGAGTTCGGACCGCGTCCCCTGGGGTTCGGCCGGTGCGGGGTCGTGCTCGTGCCCGGTCACCGGGTGAGTGTCCGTCGCCGCTGCGCGAAACTCAACTGTCGTCCTTCCGAGCGTGACTGGTCGGGGGAGAGGCTCATCTGTGCTTCTAGCATGCCGGGCGCGGGAGACAACCGGGGACGCCTGCGTTCTCGCCGTCGGTGCCGGCACGTATCGTCTCCCGGCAGAGCAGGCAACCACCCCGGAGGCATCACCATGCGGATCAACGCACACACCGCAGACCTCGCCAGGGCCGCGGGCTTCGCGGCACGACACGCGTCGGTGCGTCCGGTCCTGCCCGTCCTGTCCGGGCTGCGGCTGAGCGCGCGCGGCGACGAGGTGACCATCACGGGGTACGACTACGAGGCGAGCTCCGTCGCGACCGTGGCCGCCGAGGTCGAGGTCGCCGGGGACGTCCTGGTGCCCGGCCGGGTGTTCGCCGAGATCATGCGGTCGCTGCCCGACGCCGAGGTCACGGTCGTCCGCAAGGACGCGAGTGTCCGGGTGGAGTCGGCCGACACCGAGTTCACGCTGCCACTGCTGCCGATCGAGGACTATCCGGCCGTCCCGGGCACCGCCGTGTCCGTCGGCACGATCTCCGGTTCGGTGCTGAGCGGCGCGGTCGCGGCGGTGTCGCGGGTCGCGCTGCGCGACGAGTCGGTGCCGCTTCTCTCCGGCGTGTCCGTGCGGGTCGCCGACGACGCCCTGCGCCTGCTGACCACCGACCGGTACCGGATCGCCCTGCACCAGCTGCCGTGGAGTCCCGCGGGCGGCACGGCGCCGGCGAGTGCGGTGGTGCCCGCCCGGCTGCTCGCC
This window contains:
- a CDS encoding two-component sensor histidine kinase, which codes for MISRERRSLVIGIVACGALLALFDWSVLGLASTRIAFVYWLPVLVPGAAVLWLAAADWPRVPHRFVVLLLAVNAFSAAITALLVIDANTVWVFTESAAQLSLLFAVVRWMPTRTALWLGGVTGVVASALPLRWTTPAGVTGALAMCLVWSLGAIAASVLGVYLRTQESKRQRSIDDVRRAQRLELAHDLHDFVAHHVSGIVVQAQASQFVARDDPAKAVDALRRIEEAGQQALASMRRTVRMLREDDDEAPSSPAQGIADLPDLARRFGDTGGVPVHLSVAADVDDGLPPEVTTSAYRIVLEALTNVRKHAVDVAAVTVELRRESPDRGASDLVVLVYDGAGRQLGGDGETQRGFGLVGLRERVTAVGGTLSAGPRDGLGWTVEARLPLPAASSGAAVRASRP
- a CDS encoding AAA family ATPase is translated as MRGAGAAGTPAARSERDARATMLEDRLARFDAVENGLVFGRVDLTGGEEHYVGRIGLSSDDYERMLVDWRAPAARPFYTATPGSPEGIARRRHLRVRNRRVVGVDDDVFDLSRLGDADRRHLSGEAALLAALSEGRTGRMRDIVATIQGEQDRVIRSGLPGVLVVQGGPGTGKTAVALHRAAYLLYEHRDRLTSRGVLVVGPSGVFLRYIEQVLPSLGETGVVMSTVDGLYPGVTPTAREPVETAQVKGDARMETVIAELVRSTQRVPGTPIEIAYGRHRLALDADLVGRARTRARRSRRPHNQARSAFQRQVYGSLAARLLRSVEGDRPPSQQDLTDAAGDLLATDSLVAAVDRLWPYLTPEGLLAGFYATPALRHRVARTLTERERDLLQRTPGEGWTPADVPLLDEIARRLGPVPIADPLADLRAEEERAERRAAADTIGQLELPMPVSAATVAERYRGGGERRTVAQHAAEDREWTYGHVIVDEAQELSPMAWRMLQRRCPARSMTVVGDLAQTSAPWGARAWEDALGEYAGDRLRVEELTVNYRTPTEIMSVAGNVLRSVDPDASVPESIRSTGEPPWVVRVCPDTLVDTLVKAVVDEASLLDDGMVAVVVPTARRDELDRRLAELRPDLLSTRRAELDSPVVVLDVASAKGLEFDAVLVVEPGEILAEGARGAHDLYVALSRATKRLGVVHLADLPPAMGALG
- the dnaN gene encoding DNA polymerase III subunit beta is translated as MPGAGDNRGRLRSRRRCRHVSSPGRAGNHPGGITMRINAHTADLARAAGFAARHASVRPVLPVLSGLRLSARGDEVTITGYDYEASSVATVAAEVEVAGDVLVPGRVFAEIMRSLPDAEVTVVRKDASVRVESADTEFTLPLLPIEDYPAVPGTAVSVGTISGSVLSGAVAAVSRVALRDESVPLLSGVSVRVADDALRLLTTDRYRIALHQLPWSPAGGTAPASAVVPARLLAEAVKGLAGSGDVSLGLAETDERRMSLSRGGSASTIRLLDGAYPDVLRGMPTEFAGEVVVDREALAGAVRRIALVADQFAAVVLEIGTDAVVVSASSEGEMGGRTRLPALQTNEPARVAVNAGYLLDGLAMVTGGYARLSYQRNVRPALIEGCADAQGTEIDGRSRYYVMPRMLPE